A stretch of Dehalococcoidia bacterium DNA encodes these proteins:
- a CDS encoding methyltransferase, translating to MEYKTIYTDPPWPQQLAGAYKRHKGATALPYPTMTVSEILALPVQELAAEACHLWLWTTNQFLHDGFHVMEHWGFKYLAPITWVKPSGCGNYFISRTQTLLFGYKGKCRFPLGRYKPTNFHATCPKRHSQKPDEAYALIESISPAPRLELFARQKREGWDVWGNEVKSDIRVVQI from the coding sequence ATGGAGTACAAAACCATATATACAGACCCGCCGTGGCCGCAACAACTCGCGGGCGCATACAAAAGGCACAAGGGAGCAACGGCATTGCCTTACCCGACCATGACTGTTAGTGAAATCCTAGCCTTGCCTGTCCAAGAACTTGCCGCCGAAGCCTGTCATTTATGGCTATGGACAACAAACCAATTCTTGCATGATGGGTTTCACGTTATGGAACACTGGGGATTCAAATATCTCGCCCCGATAACCTGGGTCAAGCCTAGCGGATGTGGAAATTATTTTATTTCAAGAACGCAAACGCTCCTTTTTGGCTACAAAGGAAAATGTCGGTTTCCCCTTGGAAGATATAAGCCTACGAATTTTCACGCTACTTGCCCTAAAAGGCATAGCCAAAAACCGGATGAGGCTTATGCGCTCATAGAAAGCATTTCTCCCGCGCCGCGCCTTGAACTGTTTGCGAGGCAAAAGCGCGAAGGATGGGATGTGTGGGGCAATGAAGTTAAAAGCGACATTAGGGTGGTGCAAATCTAA